One genomic window of Paenibacillus xylanilyticus includes the following:
- a CDS encoding YfbM family protein translates to MGMSGRYLVVTDELIESIKSGEISVHDCSVDLDIDKTWQMLQFTLTGNLAEGEPPLGYVVPMSGEQYLGNYSDMDLFLLSNEQVLEAYMALEQLDPDELKARFDLDQMITEGVYPVMEGWDADETFTEIVQTMNDVQALYQATAAAGNGIVFYIF, encoded by the coding sequence ATGGGAATGTCCGGAAGATATCTTGTGGTGACCGACGAGTTGATTGAATCGATCAAGTCAGGCGAGATCAGTGTGCATGATTGTTCCGTCGATCTGGATATTGATAAAACGTGGCAGATGCTTCAGTTCACCTTAACCGGTAACCTGGCGGAAGGAGAGCCGCCTCTCGGATATGTGGTGCCGATGTCAGGGGAACAATATTTGGGGAATTATTCGGACATGGATCTGTTTTTGCTCTCGAACGAACAGGTGCTGGAAGCCTATATGGCTCTGGAGCAGCTGGACCCCGATGAACTGAAGGCACGTTTTGACCTGGACCAAATGATTACGGAAGGCGTCTATCCGGTCATGGAAGGCTGGGATGCAGATGAGACGTTCACAGAGATCGTTCAAACAATGAACGACGTTCAGGCTCTATATCAGGCAACAGCCGCCGCCGGCAATGGAATTGTCTTTTATATTTTCTGA
- a CDS encoding cellulase family glycosylhydrolase, which yields MKLPSRPISVSLICIAMCLFILLPLPASAAQSELARQHETTAFGPLQTIVDQMQPGWNLGNSLDTVGPDETYWGNPRVSPELIGNIAAQGFKSIRIPVTWDQHIGAAPDYRIDPAYMARVQEVIGWALDANLYVVLDLHHDSYLWISQLETDHDQVLARYTAVWTQIANQFKDAPLRLMFESVNEPRFNRGIIQAGDMGAGSNIDEPRQLALLHELNTTFVKLIRSTGGNNEERALLLPALEGSPTQARLNSLRHTITELKDKNLIATVHYYGYWPFSVNIAGHTTFDTDTKNDAASTFNNIYRTLVTHGIPVILGEYGLLGFDKHTDVIEQGEKLKYFEFIGHELKDKKIASIWWDNGQHLNRETYVWSDPALFQMIQAGWTGRSAVGDRDLLYLRQGYPIQDTELTVKLNGTKLVSLYAGEQLLKQNADYSFSGSTLLIQADALSRMVSKGDQLGKQAILTAKFNQGADWTWKLVVSAKPELENAFGSTEAFSIPTLFHGDQLATMEAVYSSGEFTAPQNWTSYKEFLTTFAPSYETNQLILQPEWLSELHNGQINLTFHFWSGEVIHYTLFKSGNQITGNALH from the coding sequence ATGAAATTACCTAGTCGCCCTATCTCCGTATCACTGATATGCATCGCCATGTGTCTTTTCATCCTGCTGCCATTACCTGCGTCTGCAGCCCAATCGGAGCTTGCCAGGCAGCACGAAACGACCGCTTTTGGCCCACTGCAAACGATTGTGGATCAGATGCAGCCCGGATGGAACCTCGGCAACTCATTGGATACGGTAGGTCCGGATGAAACCTACTGGGGCAATCCACGCGTTAGTCCGGAATTAATCGGAAACATTGCCGCTCAAGGATTCAAAAGCATACGAATCCCCGTTACTTGGGACCAGCATATTGGTGCCGCACCGGATTACCGGATAGATCCTGCTTACATGGCACGGGTCCAGGAAGTGATTGGATGGGCACTGGATGCCAATCTGTACGTCGTGTTGGATCTCCATCATGATTCCTATCTCTGGATCAGTCAGCTGGAAACCGATCATGATCAGGTACTCGCTCGTTACACAGCAGTGTGGACCCAAATTGCGAATCAATTCAAGGATGCTCCGCTGCGGCTGATGTTCGAAAGTGTGAATGAGCCGCGCTTCAATCGAGGAATCATTCAGGCGGGTGATATGGGAGCAGGAAGCAATATCGATGAGCCAAGGCAGCTTGCTCTTTTGCATGAATTAAACACGACGTTTGTGAAGCTGATTCGCAGCACAGGCGGCAATAACGAAGAGCGTGCACTTCTGCTGCCTGCACTTGAGGGTTCACCTACACAGGCAAGGCTGAACAGTTTGAGGCATACCATCACTGAATTGAAGGACAAGAACCTGATTGCCACCGTGCATTACTATGGATACTGGCCATTTAGCGTTAATATCGCTGGACACACCACGTTTGATACCGATACCAAGAATGATGCGGCCAGCACGTTTAACAACATATACAGGACGCTGGTCACGCATGGAATTCCTGTCATTCTTGGCGAGTATGGACTTCTGGGATTCGATAAACATACGGATGTTATTGAACAGGGCGAGAAGCTAAAATATTTCGAATTCATCGGGCATGAGCTGAAGGACAAAAAGATAGCGTCCATATGGTGGGACAATGGCCAGCATCTAAACCGGGAGACGTATGTCTGGTCCGATCCGGCTCTGTTCCAGATGATTCAGGCAGGCTGGACAGGCCGTTCTGCTGTTGGAGATCGTGACCTACTGTACCTGAGGCAAGGCTACCCCATTCAGGATACGGAGCTGACAGTCAAGTTAAATGGAACCAAACTCGTATCGCTCTATGCAGGTGAGCAGCTGTTGAAACAAAACGCAGACTATTCATTCAGCGGGAGTACGCTGCTTATCCAAGCTGATGCATTATCCCGTATGGTTAGCAAGGGCGACCAGCTCGGCAAGCAGGCCATCCTCACGGCGAAGTTCAATCAAGGCGCTGACTGGACTTGGAAGCTCGTCGTATCGGCCAAGCCCGAGCTGGAGAATGCATTCGGTAGTACAGAGGCTTTCTCCATCCCAACGCTCTTTCATGGGGATCAGCTCGCTACCATGGAGGCCGTCTATTCCTCTGGAGAGTTTACTGCTCCGCAGAACTGGACTTCTTACAAAGAATTCCTGACTACATTTGCACCTTCTTATGAAACAAATCAACTGATTCTGCAGCCGGAATGGCTCAGTGAACTGCATAATGGGCAGATTAATCTGACCTTCCATTTCTGGAGCGGTGAGGTCATTCACTATACGCTGTTCAAAAGCGGGAACCAGATAACAGGGAATGCACTTCATTGA
- a CDS encoding copper amine oxidase N-terminal domain-containing protein, with protein sequence MDISKAMVNSTNVKSGESRQSMHINIEPAKEFATEKDNEMIELINSVSLDIENAKVKDAQTASIQGAVSFQGTKLPFRLSMDETQMVIDLDGAQKPLYISLEALEGAQALPMMDTKALEKQIEELSPKLLSFVLKHLSNPKNISVTPVQESVNGESLSLSKLHMEITGEEILAMVKPFLTSVAQDEQGLKDLIGDLYEVFYPMLTAINQVEEVDTGAITSLMPESKEAAVATMYPMIKAGLDELLVNYDQGLNELLNEMPELKTVFGTDTTFKLDFYLDSALNIRKQNAELKVALPASEDLPLQSVTLYADSEQWNIGGAVTVDAVDTTGGVIDLMKEDITPGQMLRNFDSNSVVYQLLKDEAGITRKSIMLYPEDETYGAITVKNTTFVPLRYLSEELDAEVKWTKGSDTIVVIDDITGNEIVLTVGSKNATVAGKEVTMVESAYVGKNGKTYVPLRFMAESLGATVDKEKETGWIFIDRP encoded by the coding sequence GTGGATATTAGTAAAGCCATGGTCAACAGTACAAACGTAAAATCCGGTGAATCGAGACAATCCATGCACATTAACATAGAGCCGGCCAAAGAATTCGCTACCGAGAAAGACAACGAAATGATTGAACTTATTAATTCCGTATCGCTGGACATCGAAAATGCCAAAGTGAAGGATGCCCAAACGGCATCGATCCAAGGCGCTGTAAGTTTCCAAGGAACCAAACTGCCTTTCCGCCTTTCCATGGACGAAACCCAAATGGTAATCGACCTGGACGGGGCGCAGAAGCCGCTGTACATATCACTTGAGGCTCTGGAAGGCGCGCAAGCACTTCCGATGATGGACACCAAGGCTCTGGAAAAGCAGATTGAGGAGCTCTCTCCCAAGTTGCTTTCCTTTGTTTTAAAGCATCTGTCCAATCCGAAAAATATCTCTGTTACGCCTGTACAGGAATCGGTTAACGGTGAGTCCCTCAGCCTCTCCAAGCTCCATATGGAGATCACTGGAGAAGAGATTCTTGCCATGGTTAAACCGTTTCTGACAAGTGTTGCCCAGGATGAGCAAGGACTCAAGGATCTGATTGGCGATCTATATGAGGTGTTCTATCCTATGCTGACAGCAATTAATCAGGTAGAGGAAGTGGACACAGGAGCCATAACCTCCTTAATGCCAGAATCGAAAGAGGCAGCTGTTGCCACCATGTACCCGATGATCAAGGCAGGACTCGACGAGCTTCTGGTTAACTATGATCAAGGGTTGAACGAATTGTTGAATGAAATGCCCGAGCTGAAGACGGTATTTGGCACAGATACAACATTTAAGCTCGATTTCTATCTCGACAGTGCGCTGAACATCCGCAAGCAAAATGCTGAGTTGAAAGTGGCACTGCCTGCCTCCGAGGATCTGCCTTTGCAATCTGTGACTTTATACGCAGACAGCGAGCAGTGGAATATTGGTGGGGCGGTAACCGTGGATGCGGTTGATACAACGGGTGGCGTAATCGATCTGATGAAGGAAGATATCACTCCTGGACAGATGCTGCGCAACTTTGACTCCAATTCTGTTGTGTATCAGCTGCTGAAAGACGAAGCCGGCATCACTCGGAAGAGCATTATGCTGTATCCGGAAGATGAGACCTACGGTGCCATTACGGTAAAAAATACAACATTCGTTCCTCTGCGTTACCTGTCCGAGGAATTGGATGCCGAGGTGAAATGGACCAAGGGATCGGATACCATCGTTGTTATTGACGACATCACAGGCAATGAGATTGTCCTGACTGTTGGTTCCAAGAACGCAACGGTTGCGGGTAAGGAAGTAACCATGGTTGAATCCGCCTATGTGGGCAAAAACGGTAAGACTTACGTTCCACTGCGCTTCATGGCAGAGTCTCTTGGAGCAACCGTGGATAAGGAAAAAGAAACAGGCTGGATCTTTATCGATCGGCCGTAA
- a CDS encoding zinc ribbon domain-containing protein YjdM: MSNLPNCPKCNSEYTYEDGNLLVCPECAHEWTLESETERAEETKVVRDSNGNILNDGDTVTVIKDLKVKGSSLVVKQGTKVKNIRLIDGDHDIDCKIDSLGAMKLKSEFVKKI, from the coding sequence ATGTCCAATTTACCTAACTGCCCCAAATGCAATTCCGAATACACATATGAGGACGGTAATCTGCTGGTATGCCCGGAATGTGCACATGAGTGGACGTTGGAATCCGAAACCGAGCGTGCAGAAGAAACCAAAGTAGTACGTGACTCGAACGGGAATATACTGAATGATGGAGATACCGTGACAGTCATTAAGGATCTGAAGGTGAAAGGCAGCTCGCTGGTTGTTAAACAAGGAACCAAAGTAAAAAATATCCGTTTAATAGACGGTGACCATGATATCGACTGCAAAATAGATAGTTTGGGTGCGATGAAGCTGAAGTCTGAATTTGTGAAAAAGATCTAG
- a CDS encoding LLM class flavin-dependent oxidoreductase, translating into MEIGISTFVETNPDVKTGELISHAQRIRDVVEEIVLADEVGLDVYGVGEHHRADYAASSPAVILAAAASQTKRIRLTSAVTVLSSDDPVRVFQDFATLDGISNGRAEIMAGRGSFIESFPLFGYDLNDYDELFDEKLDLLLKLRDSEKVTWEGKHRPSFNNLGIYPRPVQEKLPVWIGSGGNQESVVRAGLLGLPLVLAIIGGRPVQFAPLVELYKKAAAHAGHDASKLTVASHSHGFIADTMDEAVEKFFPPAQAVMNMLGRERGWGHYSRATFDAARSLEGALYVGDVETVAQKIIYLRKEVGITRFMLHTPLGTMPHNEVMRAIELLGKEVAPIVRNEIARWEAENGEAR; encoded by the coding sequence ATGGAAATCGGAATCAGTACCTTTGTAGAGACCAATCCAGATGTGAAAACCGGAGAACTTATAAGTCACGCACAGCGTATTCGTGATGTTGTAGAAGAGATTGTCCTGGCTGACGAGGTCGGTCTGGATGTATACGGTGTAGGGGAGCATCATCGTGCTGACTATGCAGCATCATCCCCGGCAGTGATTTTGGCAGCAGCGGCTTCACAGACCAAGCGTATCCGTCTGACCAGTGCCGTAACTGTACTGTCATCGGATGATCCGGTACGGGTGTTTCAGGATTTTGCAACGCTGGATGGCATCTCGAATGGTCGTGCAGAGATTATGGCGGGCCGGGGTTCGTTTATCGAATCCTTCCCTCTATTCGGCTATGATCTGAACGACTACGACGAGTTATTCGATGAGAAACTGGATCTGCTGCTTAAGCTTCGTGATTCGGAAAAGGTAACCTGGGAAGGCAAGCATCGTCCTTCCTTCAACAACCTGGGCATCTACCCGCGTCCAGTGCAGGAGAAGCTGCCCGTATGGATCGGTAGTGGTGGTAATCAGGAATCGGTTGTCCGCGCAGGTCTGCTCGGTCTGCCGCTGGTACTCGCGATTATCGGTGGTCGTCCGGTTCAATTTGCTCCACTGGTGGAGTTGTACAAAAAAGCTGCAGCCCATGCAGGGCATGATGCTTCCAAACTGACAGTGGCATCACACTCTCACGGTTTTATCGCGGATACAATGGATGAGGCTGTTGAGAAATTCTTCCCGCCTGCTCAGGCTGTCATGAACATGCTGGGCCGTGAACGTGGCTGGGGACACTACAGCCGTGCAACGTTTGATGCTGCACGCAGCCTTGAAGGCGCATTGTACGTTGGTGACGTAGAGACGGTGGCTCAGAAGATTATTTACCTGCGCAAGGAAGTTGGCATCACTCGTTTCATGCTGCACACCCCTCTCGGCACGATGCCTCACAATGAGGTGATGAGAGCCATTGAATTGCTTGGTAAAGAGGTTGCTCCAATCGTTCGCAATGAAATTGCTCGTTGGGAAGCGGAGAATGGTGAAGCGCGTTAA
- a CDS encoding DUF4385 domain-containing protein codes for MKKFDYTLNYEELDLRKHPELYTVGRGEQGVLMVEPYKSEILPYWRFKTPEIATESSEKIYELFLEYKKKDDFVGMDMARKFLQMGYTRARRYTNHKGGRKYSKEDGSILPYQNDKVKAEAAAIFKAQWEIAKTDPDYIEMKKQHREKYESENE; via the coding sequence ATGAAAAAATTCGATTACACTCTGAATTACGAAGAGCTCGATTTGCGCAAACATCCCGAACTATATACCGTCGGACGGGGAGAGCAGGGCGTGCTGATGGTGGAACCCTACAAGAGCGAGATTCTGCCCTATTGGCGTTTTAAGACACCCGAGATCGCGACCGAATCATCGGAGAAGATCTACGAGCTGTTTTTGGAATATAAGAAAAAGGATGATTTCGTTGGCATGGATATGGCGCGCAAGTTTCTGCAGATGGGATATACACGGGCCCGGCGTTATACGAACCATAAAGGTGGACGCAAATATTCAAAAGAGGACGGTTCGATCCTTCCCTATCAGAATGACAAAGTGAAAGCGGAAGCCGCAGCTATCTTCAAGGCGCAGTGGGAGATTGCCAAGACTGACCCGGATTATATTGAAATGAAGAAGCAGCACCGGGAAAAGTACGAATCGGAGAACGAATAG
- a CDS encoding GNAT family N-acetyltransferase, with protein sequence MSQDVTIRSSSTEDLQDMVILMDQLGYPTTYAEMQERYAHIAADANFNTLVAEVRGRVIGLIGMQTSYLYEKNGQHCRILALIVHDQFRGTGIGRQLILAAEQWAANQGIDSLSLNSGNRPDREAAHEFYRQMGFTAGSTGFSKKPQALQPA encoded by the coding sequence ATGAGCCAGGATGTAACAATACGCAGCAGTTCAACGGAAGATCTGCAGGATATGGTCATTCTCATGGACCAACTCGGCTATCCCACGACGTATGCTGAAATGCAGGAGCGTTATGCCCACATTGCGGCTGATGCAAACTTTAATACGCTCGTCGCCGAGGTCCGTGGACGTGTGATCGGATTGATTGGCATGCAGACCTCTTACCTGTATGAGAAAAACGGCCAGCACTGCCGCATCCTGGCACTCATCGTGCATGACCAGTTCAGAGGCACCGGGATAGGCCGTCAGCTGATTCTGGCAGCAGAGCAATGGGCCGCCAATCAAGGCATAGACTCGCTCTCCTTAAACAGCGGTAACCGTCCCGACCGTGAAGCAGCTCATGAGTTTTATCGGCAGATGGGCTTTACCGCCGGGAGTACTGGATTCAGCAAAAAGCCGCAGGCTCTTCAGCCTGCCTAA
- a CDS encoding class I SAM-dependent methyltransferase produces the protein MTRERIIDYYSGFDEWGRLEREPLEFIINMHYIRAHLPAAGLVLDNGAGPGKYAMELARDGYRVTLSDLTPASVDIARQKAKEYDLTKLFEGFHVLDATRLEGLADDTYDASLMLGPLYHLQTEQERVKAVRELHRVTKQGGMVYIAMQSRMRMSINSLQSPQHWKPNDHMGAIRAFMEKGTFDHQDQGRFTGAYYFNIQDIQPFMEQNGFQTVNLIGSSSLGAMLTAEQQQYWKERGEYEELIQFMIEKAADPTILGISSHLLYIGTKK, from the coding sequence ATGACAAGAGAACGCATTATTGACTATTATTCCGGGTTTGACGAGTGGGGAAGATTGGAGCGGGAGCCGCTGGAGTTCATCATCAACATGCATTACATCAGGGCACATCTTCCTGCAGCTGGACTCGTTCTGGATAACGGCGCAGGGCCAGGGAAATACGCGATGGAGCTTGCGAGGGATGGATACCGAGTAACCTTGTCAGACTTGACACCTGCTTCCGTGGATATCGCTCGGCAGAAGGCTAAGGAGTATGATCTGACGAAGCTGTTTGAGGGATTTCACGTACTGGATGCAACCCGTCTTGAGGGGCTGGCTGACGATACATACGATGCATCGCTGATGCTGGGGCCGTTGTATCATCTCCAGACTGAACAGGAGCGGGTAAAGGCTGTAAGGGAGCTGCACCGGGTAACGAAGCAAGGCGGCATGGTGTACATCGCGATGCAGAGCCGAATGAGAATGAGCATTAACTCGCTGCAGTCTCCCCAGCACTGGAAACCGAATGATCATATGGGTGCCATTCGTGCTTTTATGGAAAAGGGGACATTCGACCATCAGGATCAGGGCCGATTCACAGGGGCGTACTATTTTAACATTCAGGATATTCAACCCTTCATGGAGCAGAACGGATTCCAAACGGTGAATCTGATTGGATCATCCAGCCTCGGGGCCATGCTCACAGCAGAACAGCAGCAGTATTGGAAAGAGCGAGGGGAGTATGAAGAGTTAATCCAATTCATGATTGAGAAGGCAGCAGATCCTACAATTCTGGGAATTTCCTCTCACCTGCTGTACATCGGGACCAAGAAATAA
- a CDS encoding D-alanine--D-alanine ligase, protein MKVGVIMGGTSSERDISLLTGQEMIAHLARDKYEVIPIELSSKRDLIDKSAGIDVALLALHGKYGEDGTVQGTLESLGIPYTGCGVLSSSVCMDKDMSKQLMHHAGIPTGAWVQVNHLEELSSTAVQQLTYPVVVKPNSGGSSIGTQVVQEPSSLQAAVEAALVWDDTVMIEQYIAGDEITCAIVDGRMLPIISIRSSAEFFDYSSKYNDGGAEEQVIQLPADIHQRVEDAALACYRVLKCSVYARVDMIIREGMPYVLEVNTLPGLTRNSLLPKSAAAAGISFSELLDTIIELSLKERNKEAKLS, encoded by the coding sequence ATGAAGGTTGGCGTGATTATGGGCGGTACATCTTCCGAGCGGGATATTTCCCTGCTCACCGGACAGGAGATGATTGCCCATCTAGCTAGGGATAAATATGAGGTCATTCCCATTGAGCTAAGCAGCAAACGGGATCTGATCGACAAGTCGGCGGGTATTGATGTAGCCTTACTCGCACTGCATGGCAAATACGGCGAAGACGGTACAGTTCAAGGTACCCTGGAGTCGCTGGGCATTCCATACACCGGTTGCGGCGTCTTGTCCAGCAGCGTATGTATGGATAAGGATATGTCCAAACAGCTCATGCACCATGCGGGCATACCTACCGGAGCATGGGTGCAGGTGAACCATCTGGAAGAACTGTCATCTACAGCGGTTCAGCAGTTGACGTATCCGGTCGTTGTGAAGCCGAACTCTGGCGGCTCCAGCATTGGCACCCAGGTTGTTCAAGAGCCTTCGTCTCTTCAAGCTGCGGTTGAAGCCGCACTTGTATGGGATGACACGGTCATGATTGAACAATATATCGCAGGGGATGAAATTACCTGTGCCATTGTAGATGGCAGGATGCTCCCGATCATCTCCATTCGTTCAAGTGCCGAGTTCTTCGACTATAGCTCCAAATATAATGACGGCGGTGCCGAAGAACAGGTGATTCAGCTACCTGCAGACATTCACCAGCGCGTGGAAGATGCCGCACTGGCCTGTTATCGTGTGCTGAAATGCAGCGTCTATGCCCGCGTGGATATGATCATCCGTGAGGGCATGCCTTATGTACTTGAAGTCAACACGCTTCCAGGTCTTACCCGTAACAGTCTGCTGCCCAAAAGTGCAGCCGCTGCAGGCATTTCCTTTTCGGAGCTGCTGGATACCATCATTGAACTCTCACTGAAGGAACGAAATAAGGAGGCAAAGCTATCATGA
- a CDS encoding VanZ family protein, whose amino-acid sequence MSMSMSSYVFPVQTAFFIFAVIAMFLLVPWLIYGYRKDGFFSWSRFAISFSFIFYILAAYCLVILPFPSTHNTCAQQAADTVYYNLVPFTFVKDIMKETPIVWSQPSTYMGMIQGRAFLQIVFNVLLLMPLGVYIRYFFQKRSCWKYALLGGFGLSLFFEITQITGFYGYYDCPYRLFDVDDLLSNTSGAVLGFFAAPILLALFPSRASIQAKSEQIVEQNQVFPIPQLLALLIDGVVVVFLSNLLSIFSLSSTHVINSAANTTIAMLIVLFLIPSVRDGNTPGSALMRFRYVRRQTGKPSMPLLFKRWLALYVPWLMFTMIRLVNEYAFVNNDSVLEPYKVWISIGMIGLYMLLFGALFIHVILVLFSRGSRSFYCDHVSNIRASRK is encoded by the coding sequence ATGTCTATGTCCATGTCTTCTTATGTTTTCCCTGTACAAACAGCTTTCTTTATCTTCGCGGTCATCGCCATGTTTTTACTTGTTCCTTGGCTTATTTATGGCTATCGCAAAGACGGCTTTTTCAGCTGGTCCCGCTTTGCCATCAGTTTTTCGTTCATCTTTTATATTCTCGCTGCGTATTGTCTCGTCATCCTGCCCTTTCCATCGACCCACAATACGTGTGCCCAGCAGGCAGCCGATACGGTATATTACAATCTCGTTCCCTTCACTTTTGTCAAAGATATTATGAAAGAAACACCAATTGTATGGTCCCAGCCGTCCACCTATATGGGGATGATTCAGGGCAGGGCCTTTCTGCAAATTGTGTTTAACGTTCTGCTGCTCATGCCGCTGGGCGTGTATATCCGGTACTTTTTCCAAAAGAGATCCTGCTGGAAATATGCCTTGCTTGGCGGATTTGGACTTTCCTTGTTTTTTGAAATTACACAAATCACCGGATTCTACGGTTATTACGACTGCCCTTATCGACTGTTTGATGTCGATGACCTGCTGTCGAATACGTCAGGAGCGGTACTTGGATTCTTCGCAGCCCCGATCCTGCTTGCCCTATTCCCGTCACGTGCCAGCATTCAGGCGAAAAGTGAGCAAATTGTGGAGCAAAACCAAGTGTTCCCGATCCCTCAGCTGCTTGCACTCCTCATCGACGGTGTGGTGGTGGTATTTCTATCGAATCTGCTCTCGATCTTCAGTCTATCCAGTACTCATGTGATCAACAGCGCAGCTAATACAACCATCGCGATGCTCATTGTATTGTTTCTTATTCCGAGTGTCCGGGACGGCAACACACCTGGCTCCGCACTGATGCGCTTCCGGTATGTTCGCAGGCAGACAGGGAAACCATCCATGCCGCTGCTGTTTAAACGCTGGCTCGCGCTTTATGTGCCTTGGCTCATGTTTACCATGATCCGGCTCGTCAACGAGTATGCCTTTGTCAATAATGACTCGGTGCTTGAACCCTATAAAGTATGGATTTCGATTGGTATGATCGGTCTCTATATGCTCCTGTTCGGAGCACTCTTCATTCACGTCATACTGGTACTCTTCTCTAGAGGCAGCCGCTCATTCTATTGTGATCATGTATCCAATATCAGAGCTTCCCGTAAATAA